Proteins encoded by one window of Cellvibrio sp. KY-GH-1:
- the rplV gene encoding 50S ribosomal protein L22, with protein MEVAAKLSGARLSAQKARLVADQIRGKGVEDALDILAFSTKKGAAIIKKVLESAIANAEHNEGADVDELKVKTIFVDEGVSLKRIKPRAKGRADRITKRTCHITVKVADK; from the coding sequence ATGGAAGTAGCAGCAAAATTAAGCGGTGCTCGTCTGTCGGCGCAAAAAGCGCGTTTGGTTGCTGATCAAATTCGCGGTAAAGGCGTTGAAGACGCGCTTGATATTCTTGCGTTTAGCACTAAAAAAGGTGCCGCAATTATCAAGAAAGTGCTCGAATCTGCAATTGCAAATGCTGAGCATAACGAAGGCGCTGATGTTGATGAGTTGAAAGTAAAAACGATTTTTGTGGATGAGGGTGTAAGCCTGAAGCGCATTAAGCCACGTGCCAAAGGCCGTGCAGATCGTATTACCAAACGTACTTGTCATATCACCGTTAAAGTAGCCGATAAGTAA